Proteins encoded in a region of the Diabrotica undecimpunctata isolate CICGRU chromosome 10, icDiaUnde3, whole genome shotgun sequence genome:
- the LOC140451702 gene encoding ATP-dependent DNA helicase pif1-like: MHSFKSIDCVTNEDEAKNYPIEFLNSLDVPGLPPHNLRLKVGSVVIMLRNINQPKLCNGTRLVVSKLMNNVIYATIMIGKFKGEELLIPRIPMIPTDMPFEFKRLQFPIRLAFAMTINKSQGQSLKVCGLNLEHSCFSHGQLYVACSRVGRPSALFVFAPDNKTKNVVYHKVLK; encoded by the coding sequence ATGCATTCATTCAAATCTATTGACTGCGTCACAAATGAAGATGAAGCCAAGAACTatccaattgaatttttaaactctttgGACGTGCCTGGCTTACCACCGCACAATTTACGCCTAAAGGTTGGCTCCGTAGTAATCATGCTTCGAAACATAAACCAACCAAAACTGTGCAACGGTACGCGTTTGGTGGTTAGTAAATTGATGAACAATGTAATTTACGCTACGATAATGATAGGAAAATTCAAAGGTGAGGAACTTCTCATTCCGAGGATCCCGATGATCCCAACCGACATGCCGTTTGAATTTAAAAGACTTCAATTTCCGATACGTCTTGCATTTGCCATGACCATCAACAAATCACAAGGCCAATCCTTAAAAGTTTGTGGTTTAAATCTAGAACATTCATGTTTTTCCCATGGTCAATTATACGTGGCATGTTCACGGGTCGGAAGACCATCTGCGTTGTTTGTTTTTGCGcctgataataaaacaaaaaatgtcgtGTATCACAAGGTACTTAAGTGA